The Methanosarcinales archaeon genome includes a region encoding these proteins:
- a CDS encoding epoxyqueuosine reductase QueH yields the protein MEMLVHICCAPCATYTIQKLKDDGFDPIGFFYNPNIHPFTEYRRRLETLQQYAEATSLDVVYRDEYILEEFIKRALEVDDRCSICYHIRLQEAARQASDKGFPAFTTTLLISPYQKHEMIKDVAKTLASEYGVDFYYQDFREGFNTTFQLCRDMGLYRQPYCGCIFSEKERYYRKLVKE from the coding sequence ATGGAAATGCTGGTGCATATCTGCTGTGCCCCCTGTGCAACATACACGATACAAAAACTAAAGGACGATGGTTTCGACCCAATAGGTTTTTTCTATAATCCTAATATCCATCCATTTACTGAATACCGCCGCAGGCTGGAAACACTCCAGCAATATGCAGAAGCAACGAGTCTGGATGTGGTGTACAGGGATGAGTATATACTGGAAGAGTTTATCAAAAGGGCCCTGGAAGTGGATGACAGGTGCAGTATCTGCTATCATATACGTCTCCAGGAAGCAGCCCGGCAGGCATCTGACAAAGGTTTTCCTGCTTTCACAACTACCCTCCTGATATCTCCATACCAGAAACATGAAATGATAAAGGATGTCGCAAAAACTCTGGCATCAGAGTATGGTGTGGATTTCTATTATCAGGATTTCAGGGAAGGATTTAACACGACGTTCCAATTATGCAGGGATATGGGGCTGTACCGCCAGCCTTACTGTGGCTGCATATTCAGCGAGAAGGAAAGGTACTACAGAAAGCTGGTTAAGGAATGA